DNA from Macadamia integrifolia cultivar HAES 741 chromosome 12, SCU_Mint_v3, whole genome shotgun sequence:
ATTATTTAAAGGATTTGAGTGATGCCAAATTGTTTCTTTTGCTGGATGTTGGTGTATGAAATATTGGTTTCATGGTAATTTGATAACTCTTAGTCTGATGTTAAGTTTTTAGTATATAGAGGTGAAAAGGGGTTGAGTGCCCACTATTGTATTTGTATGCATGTTAATTTGATGAAGGAAATGATGATACAGATTCAAAGCTCCCATACTTCTTATGTAAAAGCTATACAAAAGCTTACAATTGCCATGGGAAAAGAGTGCCACTAACCAAAAGTACTTCTACTTCAACCTGATTAAACAACCCTTAAATCCTTGAATGCTTCTTCACTAGGAGAAACCCATGTGCATAAAGCGTTTAATACctgatgagtttttttttccctcagcCTGAAAGAATCCCTGGTTCACCGTCTCAGTGTGCCTATTAAGTACCATATCATTCTTTCCTTATGGCACAATCCAATAAACTGCAGCCTGGAATAGAGACATTAACTATCTACCCTTGGGAGCAAACACTTTACTAATCCAGCTTCTGAACAGGTTAGCAGAGTCCTTTGACATTTTCAGCGAAAGTTCTGCTCATGGATCAACTCCATCCACACTTCACAAGAGCAAGGTCAATGCATACAGATAACTGTTTCACCGACACTTGAGCAGAGAGGGCACTACCGTGggtgaccaaaaaaaaaaacaccctaATGCTTCATGGGAAACCGCTCGAGAAAGGGATAGACTTCATTGAAACCGTTGCCCAGATCAATCCATGAGGAAAGGGGCTTGTTGAAGGCCAATGAACCAAGGATGGTCCTGAGTTTTCCGGAAATCACACCCTATTCTCCACCTATCCATAAGGAATGAGCCTCAACTTGAGTCCAAAATTGTGGACAATGAGCTTGCCTACTCCAAATATGCCATTGGCCAAACCAAATAATTTATTTTGCATTCATCAAGATGTTACCTAAGCGATGGGAATCCCTAATCTGATAGTATCCTGAATAAACACATAACCAGCCACCCATGACCTCCTTGTTGATTGATAACTATGGTGTACAAATGTCGAAACTCATCCACAAACTGGAGATTTGTCTACCAACATTTGTTTTATTTGCATCATTTTCTGTAAACCAACTCTTTTAAGCATTTGGGTTTGCAGACCTTTCTCCACTCTATCAAGTTAAATTTTGCGGATCTATCCACTCATTCTGGACAAAATTGTTCAAGTACTCTCAAGTCTACCAGCCACCGATGCCCGCATATTAAAGTGAGGTACTTTTGAATggtacccccccccccccccaaaaaatctTCATCACCAGTCTCCAACGTCTTCTCAAGTCTTCTCTTGCAAGTTCTCCCTTAAACTGCTTCTTGTGTGAAGCAGCTGGTGATGGAGGATGCATTTGGATATTCAAAGTCCACACATGTGTTGGGCTGACTCTAAGGATGTGAGAACATGCTGGCTAGCATCAATGGGTCacagaaaaataatttatttgtaACGCAAAAAAATTATTAACCGAACAGTATTGGAGTTGATTCTAGGTCCAAAGTGAAACACTTGTTTACTgaataattttgatttatagaATTCACAGGAAATTGGTTTAAGTGAATATTTTGAATCTAGGAAACTCAATAGTTGAAAAGATTGAAGTTGAATTTTGAACCATTTAAGAATTTAATGATTAGAACTAGCCACAACAGATGGTAATCAGTCCTACAGCTTGCGGCTAAATGGAATTTATTTCTCCAGTCTCTGGCAATAAATGATTTAACTTAGAGAGAGACACAATGGTGGCCGTGGCCTCTAGTGAGGAGAAACTAATAGAAATTTTCAGGACAGATCCAAAATAGATCAGAATTCATTGTTTTAtagaagagaataaagaaatcTTATGCCTGATGCTAGCAGTACCCAATCTGTTATACTATATATTTGCAGAAGTTTACAAGATAGAATCTGAAATTAAATTCCGAAATTAGGGTGAATAGAGCTAGAGCTTACCTGGTCGATTGGAAAAGAGATCAATTGTGATTCAGGATATCTGAATAAGTTGAAGCTGAAATAATTCTCTGTTGATCTGAAGAACAGAATagggagaaggaagaaaaagaatagaagaagagaagaggggagATCAAGAGAGAAGTGTTAGAGGAATCTTATGTTTCTCCTTGAGCAACATGGAGGAATCTGGGAAAAGTCTCTCTGAGCAAGCGGAGTAGCCTACGCCTCACATgagttttttaattattattttttttaaagagagaaaaaatgcaTAGACAAATCTCTATGGAAAAAATTTCAGTTGGTCCTCCCTCCACTGCTTTCCAAGCATTTTACTTAGAGCCTCTGTTACTAGATGGAGAGGAGGGGATAATGGATGTTGATGTTGCAGACTTGCAGCACTTATGGATTACCAAAGAAACCATGCACTacggctctctttggtttgatttatttgtatttatttgacttatttctatttttacaagtgtttggtataatttatagcacttatttctatttataataaattagaataaatcacaaatcacaaattgctcttaagctatttgtgatttgtggcaacaaatcatttatgttgattattgctaccttaaatgagcatgcgtgctaaactactcaaaatcaatggtaaataggtaacttcagtatgttttatacttttccaataaaaaaccccaaatcctatcatctctctcgctcgaagctcaaagctaaaggtgaaaactgaaacctattttctcgtTATATAATCTATtgtataaatagtaaccaaacgaatactatttgtggtccataatttattgtcacaaataatttctaaagaaatagttaataaatacaaatagaaatcataccaaagagagcctacaTCAAGGAGGATCGGAAACTAGTCAAAGTGAAACAAGGTTCTGTTAAATTCCTTCACTTACCTCTTAACAATCCCCTTTAGTGGCAGGAtctgttcttcttctcaatATAAGAGGAAGGCTACTGACAGAATGCTTCGTGGAATGGTGCTATCGAGTTCTGAAATGTCAGATTCAGACTCAACTCAATTCCTTCGCCCGATGTTTTTGATGTAAATGCACTTGTGCCCCCAGTCAAACTGAGGTAATGGCATATTCTTACTACATCACTGCCTTATGGTGAATGAGCTGCTTAATCCAAGGATTTCATGGAATATAGTCAACTCCCTCGTTTCCCTGAGCGATACCCTGTACCATCCCTTTGACTTCAAAGAACAAGAAAGTATAGCTATTCTGGGATCCCATTTCTCCTGTGAGCCCATTCTAAAAACATTAGCTTGCCTTTGAGATATCCAGGGACGGCTGTCAGGGAGGGGCATTGACACATAGACTACAGATGAAACAAATGTCTGATGAGCTTAAAGAGCCAGGCGAACATGTTTCTCAAAGGCAAGCTAATGGAAGCCTGAAACTCTTGAGACATGGAAGAAAGCTTTGAAAGTAGTAGGTGACAAGAGTGGATGGGTTTTTCATGATGGGTAAGTCTCATCAGCACCTTGAAATTACTTCTTTTTGTGAagatctctctctatatatgaTCCATGTTGTATCTTGTCTTATTTATGTTTTCAAGTTAATTTATATGGTTGTAATAAGAAATACACTACTTATCtaattcatatatatatttttttgagtttcacTTCCAATTTGTTGTGACTTATGTCTTCCTTTTTATATGAACTAACATGCAGGAATGATGAAGCAGAGCTAGTCAAGGGAACTGTTCAAAATGCTTCGATTCGATTGAATAGGGTCCCCTTGATTGATGTTAAATACCCTACTGGATTAAAATCCCGTGTAGAATATGTGTTAACTCTACTATCAAATACCACTTCTAAGGATGTTTTGTTTCTAGGGATATGGGGTTTGGGTGGTATTGGGAAAACAACCATTGTGACAACAGTATACAACCGCATCTGTGGAAAGTTTAGCAAGAGTTGTTTTCTAAATGACATTGGAGACACAGCATCACAACCCAATGGTATCGATTGCTTGCAACAAAAACTTCTTTGCAGTGTCTTTAACAATGAAATGAAAATATGCAATCCTAAACAAGGATCAACATTGATAAAAGAAAGACTTGGGAAAATAGATATTCTTCTCATTCTGGACGACGTGAGCCATCATACCCAATTAGATGCATTGGCTGGTGATATCAATTGGTTTGGTACTAGAAGTAGGATAACTATAACAACTAGAGATCAGGGCACTCTTTGTAGAATTCCagaaaatgatagaaaagtaTACGAGCCTAAAGAATTGAATATGAAAGAGAGTCTTCAACTCTTTAGTTCTTATGCTTTTTCTATGAACAAACTTCCTGAAAATTATTTGCAGCTTTCAAATGATATAATACACACTACAAGAGGGTTGCCCTTAGCCTTGGGTGTTTTGGGTTCTTATTTATCCatggaaaaagataaaaaagtttGGCAAAGCATGCATCAGATATTGAAACAAGTTCCTCAAAATGATGTCTATGGAAAGCTAAGGATCAGCTATGATAATCTGCAAGATAATATTGAGAAGGCCATGTTTCTTAATGCTGCGTGTTGTTTTATAGGATATAAGGAAGAAATTGTAATTTCCATATGGGAAGCTTGTGGCTATGAACCAAGATACCATTTAGAAGCTTTGAAGAAAAAATCCCTCCTAAAGATTAATGAGCAGAAAGTGCATATAGGTACATATATACGCAAATCTAAAGTCTTGTTGATGCATGACCAAATTCGTGACATGGAAAGGTGAATAATTGCCAACAACCAAAGCCTTACAAAACTTGGTAAACATAGCAGGTTATGGTCTTATGACAATATCATGAAGGTATTAAGTGGTGGTAAGGTAAGATCTAATGACAtgaatctattttttatttcatttttagaaTCATTTTCTCTTACTCTTGTTGTACTTGTGCTTATAATATATAATTAGGGGTGCATCTTGTTGTAAAGAAAGTGGTAATTGAGAGGTTGTAACCTTCTTCTGATGACCCCTTGTTTTATTCACCAAAGTTCTTTAAGCTAGTACAAAAAAGAAAggattttcaaaacaaaaaacgTCTTGCCATTTTGTCGTTACATGCTTCTAtcctcattaagagaatagtTATactaaaggggggggggatgtaaGGTTACAACTTCTTTTTCATCAACTTtgattacaataagattttctCCACAattaaatgttgaaataaaGTGCATTAGGACCAAACTCAATGAGTATGGAGTACATTGACAAAACCTCAACATTTTTATGTCTATCAAATTAATTTCTATTTACTTGGACTATTTTTCTACTATAGGAGAATGAAATGATTGAAAGTCTCTAGTTTAGCCCCATCCTATATTTGTTTAAatcttaaaatatttttcattataaCAGAGTCATTAAAAACAAGCTCAAACATGGTCGGTTATTGTCTCGTGAAGTTAAGAAATGGTTTTAAACTAAGAGCTAATTGcataaatcttttttcttttttcttttttcctctactCCTACTCTAAGCATTCatgtaaataaatagaaattgaaataaagCACGATAGGACCAAAGCCTCTACATATTTTTTGTCTATAATTTCTATTTACTTGAATTGTTTTCTATTGTAGGGGAATGAAATGGTTGGAGCTCTCCCCCATAGCATGAACCAcattttaaatactaaaattttTAAGAAGATGCCCAATCTAACCTTACTACGAGTTGATGGAGTAACCTTGGAAGGGAACTTTCAATGTCTTCCTTCTACATTAAGATTTTTGAGTTGGTGTTATTGTCCATTGGAAGAATTACCTACTAATTTTTATCATGAAGAAATAGTTATGCTTGACTTAAGTCATGGCTATTTTAAACTAGCTTGGAACAACTGTCTTGAAAATAAGGTATGTAGTATTTGTCTTTTTTCTCTATGATTTTATAACCGAAAATTACTCGACGTTTAAAATGTTATATCCATCTCTTTGTTTTAACAGGTGTTTCAACAATTGAAAGTTCTTAAACTCAGTAATTGTGTGAAACTGTTTGAGTCTCCCAACTTCTCAGGATTTCCTCGTTTAGAAAGGTTGTATCTTGATGGTTGCGCTTTGGTTAATTTACATGAATCTATTGGGAAGCTCCAGCAGCTCGTTTACTTGAACTTGGGCCTCTGCATTTCTCTTAAGAAACTCCTAGATAGTATATGTAGGTTGAGTTCTCTCCAGAAGCTTATTCTCAATCATTGCATCTTATTCACAGAGTTGCCTAAGTCCATTGGTGATCTAAAAGAATCTTTGGTTGAGTTTCTCTTGGATTATACAAATATTAAGGCACTTCCTGATGGTGTTGGATTATTAAAGAAGCTGGAGGTTTTAGATCTTTCACACTGCTTTAGTTTGGTGGATCTGCCAAGGTCATTGGAAAATATGACGTATTTGCATTATATTCTCCTTAGTGGACGTACCAAGCTTCGATACATACCAAAGCTGCCCTCTAGTTTAATTGAACTTCGTTTCTAAGAATTACTATCAAGTTTAACAGACTTGCGTAACATGAAAAGGTTGGAGGTATTATGGCTTAAAAATTTGTGTGTAAAGGGGGAGCAGCAGTTTATAAGAGGAAAAGTTATGGTGAATTCAAGTAAACCCTAAACGACCACGTGGCAACATTCATTCCTTGCCGTTGGACCCCCTTTTACAAATCCTTGTAATTGTAGTTTTTCAAATTGATGATTGACAGGTCCAGTCTGGTCCTTTCTTCTCAGAGGGAGCATGTCCCAGGGGTAACAATAAATGTCGGAGACAAATTTGGATACGTTTGCAGGAGAGAGATGAAGGTCATTTTCGTAAATACACGATTCCTTATGATGAGATCTGTAGCAGGAGGTTAATTATGCTCATTTCTATGAGAGTCAGTGGATTTGATCCAATACTTGCTGAACTAGTGGAGGATGTGGTACAAGTAAATACAACTTTGAATTTTAAAGCTTGTATCCATAGCAGCAAAGACAATATAGTATTGACCAAGAacgtaattcatttatttatttatttatttaaatttttgtttGTATTAATCCATCAATATAGTATTGACCATGAACATAATTGATTAAGATCAACTCCCATTGATCTTGACTAATTCGATCCGATTCCTTAAATCATGATCTCCATTGCCTCAAAGCAAAAACAGAATACTTCCTCAATGGGGTGTTCAATATTGAAAATTATTCATCCAACCTCGATATGATCCATTTAACGTACAACAAAAAATGGTTGGTAAGGAGGATCAATCGACCAGCACATGTCGGTTATGGATGAAGATGAGCAAACGAAGAAACGATAACGAAACACATTGGCATTATAATATTTTAGTTCCAACGTCAACTATCAATGACACGTGTTGTTATACCTATGGTTGTTATTTACATTCTCCCacgctttttctttctttattctttccGGTTCAGTTATATTTTTCTTAAGGATCAGAGACCTCACTCCACCTCACTCCTCGGTCGTTGTGTATCCAGAATCATAATCTGAacagagtctctctctctctctctctctctctctctctctctctcgagaaTTCCTGATTTTGCTTCATTCAATTCAACTAATTCATTGAATCTGCTGCTCCAAAATCCAAGGTGATTAATTAGGATAAGGCAAAGGGAGAGTCTGCTACATCAAGGGATAATTAGTCTCACCTCCACCTCTCGCAGCCCTATGCAATGGCGCACAAGGTCAGCCTTTGTTCTTTGGATGAAAATCTtatgtttttctcatttttattttttcttgttttactaACTGCAGAACATACGTGGATAACTTTAAGATCAACAGTCAAggttggatgaggattattgCATCCAATCCgttggtcttaaaattgtccacgtgtcataTTCTGtagatagcaaaacaaggaaaaacatgaatgaaaaaaacagaggatttttttccctgTTCTCTCGCTTTCTCTATCTCGTAtgctcatcctcctcctctgtTTTCTTTCCTTGGAAACGGGCTTTCTAGCCCTTTGAGCTATAGACCTGTAGTTTCTTCCGATTTTAACTTCTTTAATATCAAATCCGTTAAATCTCTGttcatttgtttgtttattttttcaaacaGATCCATACACTCCTGTCTTTTTATGTTGTTATTGATCGAACAGAATTTGGCTTATTCTTCTTGTCTGGTTctttggaagaggggaaaaaaatatgaagattttgggtttttggttgtgTTGCAGGTGTCAACGATAGTGCTGACGGTTGACCTTGCATGCTCACGCTGCAACGATAAGATCAGGAAAGTCCTTTGTAAATACCGCGGTGAGCAATCTCATCTGTTCCTTCTTAATTAATTGCCCCATCATTTTTATCTCATCCCTTcaattaattctttttttttttttttctttcaacgaAGAGAGATATCAAATACAGGACGAGATATATGATGAGAAAAACAACACCGTCACCATCAGTGGCCCCTTCTGTCCCAGCAAGCTCGTTAAAAAGCTCTGCTACAAAGCTGGAAATGCCATTAAATGCATCAAGATCGTCGACAAAAAGCCTCCACCGCCGCCTCCTCCCtcagaaccaaaaccaaaaccaaaaccagaaccagaaccaaaaccaaaacccactCCTGAACCGGTCTGCCCACCGGCCCAACCAATATGGGTTTGTTGTGGACCATGTTATGTGGGATATGGATGGGGACCATGTCATGAAGGTTATGGAAGGCCACAGCCGTGCTATTGTGGCTGTGGAGGATCACAGTCGACGTGTTACAATGGTTGGGGAAGACCACCACAACCGTGCTATTGTGGCTGTGGAGGATCACAGTCGACGTGCTATAATGGCTGGGGAAGACCACCACAACCGTGCCATTGTGGCTGTGGAGGATCGCAATTGCAGTGCTCTAGGAGATATGGAAGATCGAGTTACGGGAGCCCCTGCGGTCTCTTCATTgaagaaaacccaaattcaTGCATCATCATGTAATGTTTAATGTTGCAGACCAACCCaacctctctccctccctccctccctccctccctttgtATTGGTCCATTTTCAATAAACCGGATCAGGTGATTGGTCCACTAATTGAAGGGTTTAATTTGTGATGTTTTGGGTGATGTGGGTTCATttagagtttctattttcattctcTCTTCTAAGCTTTTACAAATAAAGGTTGAACAATGCAAAATAAAAAGTAGTGAGAATCTATATTGTAATGTTGGAATAAAAGTGGGAAAGTTCATTGAATTTTCAGTTAGGATGTCTTacttttaatattattttattattggtACGTACCTACTTTATAGAAAGGgtgggggaaaggggagggggtCTCAAACTCGATACCTTTTGGTGAGCATACATTTAAAACAACTTCACCAATTATACTAGGCAGTTGTCGTTCCTTATTTTTATGTGTGGATAGAGACAGTCTATGTTGTTTCGAATCACCTATACCTAGGGGTGTCGATATCTAAGCCGGACTGGTTAAATCGGatcggaccgaaccgattaagcccgatccaaaCAGAACCGATGGCTTATtgggccggtttcggtttgtatattaaattgaatctggtctcggttcggttcgggttaGCCCATTGGGCCACCAAAAACGTCGGAAATGTGCACTGAAACcggaaccgatccaaaccgacccGAGCCCACCATTTATCAACTatacaaaattacaaattcAACATTTCAACTTCAACctgtcaaaaccctaatttttcaaaagaatgaaaacctAGGTTAGTGATGCCGTGACAGAGTGTCGGAGTGAGCAGCAGTGGCCAGCGGGCAGCGGTTATGGCCATGGGCCCTAGCACCGGAGTTGGCGAACGTAATAGCTCCGACGGCGGCAAGCGATGTGTACAGTTACGGGGTGTTTGTGCTGGAGGCGGCGTGCGGGCGGAGACCCATTGAAACGTCGTCTGATGACGAGCCGCTGCTGATCGATTGGGTGAAAGAGCTTTATGCGAAAGGGAGGCCCATCGAAGCCCCTGACTCGAGGATTGCAGGGGAGTACAAGGTGGAAGACATGGAGGCGGTGCTTAAGATTGGGTTGGCTTGCTGCCATCCTGACCCTGACGACCTGACCCCAGGCCTAAacttgaagacttgaagttACAGCGGTAAAGTTCGAAGCCTGCTGGTTGCCAATCGTCCCTCGACAGGTAAATTTCGAAGCCTGCTACCTGCTGGTTGCCGATCGTCCCTCGACGGTAAATTTCGAAGCCTGCTGGTTGTCGATTGTCCCTCGACAAGTAAATTTCGAGGCCTGCTACCTGTTGGTTTCCGATCGTCCCTCGACGATAAATTTCGAAGCCTGCTGGTTGCCGATCGTCCCTCGACAGGTAAATTTCAAAGCCTGCTGGTGCTGGTTGCCGATCATCCCTCAACAggtaaaactcttttttttttttttttttttggtttgattgcACAGTTTGCACGGTTTGCACATCGACAGCGACGACAGGTAAAGCCGTAAAGCTTGTGTTTTAATTGAGAACTAATGTTTTCCTCCTCTAACAGCCGATTTGAGACCCCCTGCAACCTTCAAGTTCTCTCTCTACAAATTTCAGCTCTTTCTCTAGTACTCCAACCTCCAGGACCCCATGTATATCCTCTTTTGATTCAAGCTTCTCATAATCTCATCTTTTTTTAGCCATTTTGTGAATAAAATATCTGAGACTCTGAGTTGTTAACATGTAAATCTGAAGTTAGCTGTAAATGGTGATATAATAGAACTGAAATGGGGTATCCGAGTATGCTTGTGAGGAGTTGGGTTGCATACTTGCATAGTTGCATTAGTTGGATTTTAAAGAGGTTTATCATTCAATTAAACCCTTTTAAATTTTCAATCTATTTGGTTGATCAAGTATTAAAACAAGATTCAAATTTCAGTCAATTTTATccttccatattttatttttgaatcttatttctgttttttcaacttcttcaaaTATGAGATTTTGAATCAAATTTC
Protein-coding regions in this window:
- the LOC122094768 gene encoding disease resistance protein Roq1-like, with amino-acid sequence MGNDEAELVKGTVQNASIRLNRVPLIDVKYPTGLKSRVEYVLTLLSNTTSKDVLFLGIWGLGGIGKTTIVTTVYNRICGKFSKSCFLNDIGDTASQPNGIDCLQQKLLCSVFNNEMKICNPKQGSTLIKERLGKIDILLILDDVSHHTQLDALAGDINWFGTRSRITITTRDQGTLCRIPENDRKVYEPKELNMKESLQLFSSYAFSMNKLPENYLQLSNDIIHTTRGLPLALGVLGSYLSMEKDKKVWQSMHQILKQVPQNDVYGKLRISYDNLQDNIEKAMFLNAACCFIGYKEEIVISIWEACGYEPRYHLEALKKKSLLKINEQKVHIELPTNFYHEEIVMLDLSHGYFKLAWNNCLENKVFQQLKVLKLSNCVKLFESPNFSGFPRLERLYLDGCALVNLHESIGKLQQLVYLNLGLCISLKKLLDSICRLSSLQKLILNHCILFTELPKSIGDLKESLVEFLLDYTNIKALPDGVGLLKKLEVLDLSHCFSLVDLPRSLENMTYLHYILLSGRTKLRYIPKLPSSLIELRF
- the LOC122058333 gene encoding protein PYRICULARIA ORYZAE RESISTANCE 21-like, translating into MAHKVSTIVLTVDLACSRCNDKIRKVLCKYRERYQIQDEIYDEKNNTVTISGPFCPSKLVKKLCYKAGNAIKCIKIVDKKPPPPPPPSEPKPKPKPEPEPKPKPTPEPVCPPAQPIWVCCGPCYVGYGWGPCHEGYGRPQPCYCGCGGSQSTCYNGWGRPPQPCYCGCGGSQSTCYNGWGRPPQPCHCGCGGSQLQCSRRYGRSSYGSPCGLFIEENPNSCIIM